A region from the Actinoplanes sp. OR16 genome encodes:
- a CDS encoding pyridoxal-phosphate dependent enzyme produces the protein MLAVVTDEVRRFHAGLPGYAPTPLHELPALAAELGVGRVLVKDESSRFGLPAFKVLGASWAINRLLSEMSPEEMGREGGAGKAGRDGGRGTTRLVTASDGNHGRAVARVAKQRGLEAHVFVPSGVHPSAIAAIEAEGAQVSTIAGSYDDAVRAAAEAGGTLVQDTAWPGYERIPQWIVDGYSTLFAEIMEQLGAAPDVLIMPVGVGSLAQAGTTYFAEYPTLLVAVEPTNATFLGASREAGEPVTTDTSETVMAGLNCGTVSSLAWPYLKDRLDRAVTVTDAQSLSAAEALRLHGISAGPCGAAALAAARTMTLAPGATVVLLSTEGADANPWDDGANPGDDDTEPRGESALRPYR, from the coding sequence ATGCTGGCGGTCGTGACGGATGAGGTACGCCGGTTCCACGCCGGCCTTCCCGGTTATGCGCCCACTCCCCTGCACGAGCTGCCGGCACTCGCTGCCGAGCTCGGCGTGGGCAGGGTGCTGGTCAAGGACGAGTCGTCGCGCTTCGGCCTGCCGGCGTTCAAGGTTCTCGGCGCATCCTGGGCGATAAATCGGCTCTTATCCGAAATGTCGCCCGAGGAGATGGGCCGGGAAGGCGGGGCAGGGAAGGCAGGCCGGGACGGAGGGCGGGGGACCACGCGGCTGGTCACTGCATCTGACGGCAATCATGGTCGCGCTGTCGCTCGGGTGGCGAAGCAGCGAGGACTGGAAGCGCACGTCTTCGTCCCCAGCGGGGTGCACCCCAGCGCGATCGCCGCCATCGAGGCGGAAGGTGCGCAGGTCTCCACGATCGCGGGGAGTTACGACGATGCGGTCCGGGCGGCAGCCGAAGCCGGCGGGACGCTGGTGCAGGACACGGCCTGGCCGGGCTACGAGCGGATCCCGCAGTGGATCGTGGATGGCTACTCGACCCTCTTCGCCGAGATCATGGAGCAGTTGGGGGCTGCACCCGACGTGCTGATCATGCCGGTGGGCGTCGGTTCGCTGGCGCAGGCAGGAACCACCTATTTCGCGGAATATCCGACATTGCTCGTGGCGGTGGAACCCACCAACGCCACCTTCCTGGGCGCCAGCCGGGAAGCCGGTGAACCCGTCACCACCGACACGTCAGAAACGGTCATGGCGGGGTTGAACTGCGGCACCGTCTCCAGTCTGGCTTGGCCGTACCTCAAGGATCGTCTCGACCGAGCGGTGACGGTGACCGACGCGCAGAGCCTGAGCGCCGCCGAAGCCTTGAGACTCCACGGCATCTCCGCCGGTCCGTGCGGTGCGGCAGCCCTCGCCGCGGCTCGCACGATGACGCTTGCGCCCGGCGCGACGGTGGTGCTGCTGAGCACCGAGGGCGCCGACGCCAACCCCTGGGATGACGGCGCCAACCCCGGGGATGACGATACTGAACCTCGTGGAGAGTCTGCGCTTCGCCCGTACCGATGA
- a CDS encoding GGDEF domain-containing protein: MRAIFLLYAAAAMITYVVAGDGRSAVQLVIVATPLVTFAYALASRRLPHQRPWLISVGGLLLLLLGQLTWPGWLDGHIGQAESSPAELTLSASHGLFLLGTAAALRRRLAADASGLLDAALLGLCAGGPLWVWGVQPHLPSNASPLGLLLLMIDIFAISGVIGCLIRMGAARGPGRDSIVYLLFTAVLTLAALVTGRPEPLLMAFLTIAAAPLQRDAGAVTEPLPSSGAPVAGRLTLIWLALALSVNPLLSAVQIMRGTSTASLMLPVGTLLVIPLVLLRFHRLAVQREEAERTLAHQASHDELTGLRNRRHVMAALDRALAGGSGVSVLLCDLDGFKPINDRYGHLVGDEALKVVAARLTAVTRPGDVVGRLGGDEFLVICDGVAPDDLAARIRETLRLPMALSAGVVSIGVTVGSASAPAGSSDLDREALVAEADAAMYAGKSARAA; this comes from the coding sequence ATGCGAGCGATCTTCCTGCTCTACGCGGCTGCCGCCATGATCACGTATGTGGTCGCGGGCGACGGCCGATCCGCCGTTCAGCTGGTGATCGTCGCGACGCCGCTGGTGACGTTCGCGTACGCGCTCGCCAGCCGCCGCCTCCCGCACCAGCGACCATGGCTGATCTCGGTCGGCGGCCTCCTGCTGTTGCTCCTGGGACAACTGACCTGGCCGGGCTGGCTCGACGGCCACATCGGCCAAGCCGAGAGCAGTCCCGCCGAACTCACCCTCTCCGCATCGCATGGTCTCTTTCTTCTCGGTACGGCGGCAGCGCTGCGCCGCCGGCTCGCCGCCGATGCCAGTGGTCTCCTCGACGCGGCTCTGCTCGGGCTCTGCGCCGGTGGACCGCTGTGGGTCTGGGGTGTGCAGCCGCACCTGCCCTCCAATGCCTCACCGCTCGGCCTGCTCCTCCTCATGATCGACATCTTTGCGATCTCCGGGGTGATCGGCTGCCTGATCCGGATGGGCGCTGCCCGCGGGCCGGGGCGGGACTCCATCGTCTATCTGCTCTTCACGGCCGTTCTCACGCTTGCCGCGCTGGTCACCGGACGGCCGGAGCCGCTGCTCATGGCCTTCCTCACCATCGCGGCAGCGCCTCTGCAACGGGACGCGGGCGCTGTCACCGAGCCGTTGCCGTCGTCGGGAGCACCCGTCGCCGGCCGGCTGACGCTGATCTGGTTGGCGCTGGCGTTGAGTGTCAATCCGCTGCTCTCCGCCGTACAGATCATGCGGGGAACCTCCACCGCGAGCCTGATGCTGCCGGTCGGCACGCTGCTGGTGATCCCGCTCGTGCTGCTGCGCTTCCACCGGCTCGCCGTCCAGCGTGAAGAGGCCGAACGCACCCTCGCCCACCAGGCCTCCCACGACGAGCTGACCGGCCTGCGCAACCGCCGGCACGTGATGGCCGCGCTGGACCGCGCCCTGGCCGGCGGCTCCGGGGTGTCGGTGCTGCTCTGCGACCTCGACGGCTTCAAGCCCATCAACGACCGTTACGGACATCTGGTCGGCGACGAGGCCCTCAAGGTCGTCGCCGCTCGCCTCACCGCCGTCACCCGCCCCGGCGACGTGGTGGGCCGCCTCGGAGGCGACGAGTTCCTGGTCATCTGCGACGGCGTCGCTCCGGACGACCTCGCCGCCCGGATCCGGGAGACCCTGCGCCTGCCGATGGCCCTCTCCGCCGGCGTCGTCTCGATCGGCGTCACGGTCGGTTCGGCGTCCGCCCCGGCGGGCTCTTCTGACCTGGACCGGGAGGCTCTGGTCGCCGAAGCCGACGCGGCGATGTACGCCGGCAAGTCAGCACGAGCGGCCTGA
- the lexA gene encoding transcriptional repressor LexA — MHLDDSQLNDTSVLSDRQRRILTVIQDWAVRYGYPPSTRELSAAVRLSPSTVSRQLRLLEEHGFLRRSGSLTRPIDVRMFLGNKTEKSEMSQENVSVPLVGTIAAGTPILAATDSDAADETLNLPRDLVGRGTLFSLRVQGDSMIDAAICDGDIVVVRQQPDAYNGDIVAAMIDEEATVKVFQRRGGHVKLEPRNPAYDVIDGDQAVILGKVVSVLRRV, encoded by the coding sequence ACGGTCATTCAGGATTGGGCGGTCCGGTACGGATATCCACCGTCCACGCGGGAATTGAGCGCCGCGGTCCGGTTGTCGCCGTCGACGGTGAGCAGGCAGTTGCGGCTGCTCGAGGAGCACGGGTTCCTGCGGCGGAGCGGTTCGCTCACGCGGCCTATCGACGTACGCATGTTCCTGGGCAATAAAACCGAGAAATCGGAGATGTCGCAGGAGAACGTGAGCGTCCCGCTGGTGGGGACGATTGCCGCCGGTACGCCCATCCTCGCCGCGACCGACTCGGACGCCGCGGACGAGACGCTCAACCTGCCTCGCGATCTCGTCGGCCGGGGCACCCTGTTCAGCCTCCGCGTCCAGGGCGATTCGATGATCGACGCGGCGATCTGCGACGGCGACATCGTCGTGGTCCGCCAGCAGCCGGACGCCTACAACGGCGACATCGTGGCCGCGATGATCGACGAGGAGGCGACCGTCAAGGTGTTCCAGCGGCGCGGCGGGCATGTGAAGTTGGAGCCGCGGAACCCCGCGTACGACGTGATCGACGGCGACCAGGCAGTGATCCTCGGAAAGGTCGTGTCGGTCCTGCGGCGGGTCTGA